One window of Bacteroides sp. AN502(2024) genomic DNA carries:
- a CDS encoding SpoIID/LytB domain-containing protein, with the protein MKEPQIHVGILFEPQIEFVLLNPYLIAGRKVSGKQVATYDEGKILWNGHHYEELLFEPRHESADAFELLNVTIGINFHWERKEDQRFLGALKIIVENGKLTAINVIRMEDYLTSVISSEMSATASLELLKAHAVISRSWLLAQIQKNKEITEAHAHYPSFTQTEEELIRWYDREDHIRFDVCADDHCQRYQGITRASTDIVRQAIAATRGQVLTSDGKICDARFSKCCGGAFEEFQYCWEDIQFPYLAKQRDYRMKNGKADNVTLPDLTQEAEADRWIRTSPEAFCNTTDKRILSQVLNNYDQETTDFYRWKVEYTQDELSKLIKERSGIDYGQIIDLIPVARGTSARLWKLKIVGTQRTLTIGKELEIRRTLSPSHLYSSAFVVDKEDISPEGIPGRFILTGAGWGHGAGLCQIGAAVMGEQGYPYDTILLHYYIGACIDKLYE; encoded by the coding sequence ATGAAAGAGCCCCAAATACATGTAGGCATCCTGTTTGAACCTCAGATTGAATTCGTTTTGCTGAATCCGTACCTGATAGCCGGAAGGAAAGTAAGCGGCAAACAAGTGGCAACCTACGATGAAGGTAAGATACTCTGGAACGGACACCATTACGAAGAGCTCCTGTTCGAACCCCGACATGAGTCCGCAGATGCCTTTGAACTATTAAACGTAACCATCGGAATCAACTTCCACTGGGAACGCAAAGAAGACCAGCGCTTCCTCGGTGCCTTGAAGATTATTGTTGAGAACGGCAAGCTCACCGCCATCAATGTCATCCGTATGGAAGATTATCTGACCAGCGTAATTTCTTCGGAGATGAGTGCGACCGCATCTTTGGAACTATTGAAAGCTCATGCTGTTATATCCCGCAGTTGGCTACTCGCCCAGATACAGAAAAATAAGGAAATTACAGAAGCTCATGCCCATTACCCGTCTTTCACACAGACCGAAGAGGAACTGATCCGTTGGTATGACAGAGAGGATCATATCCGTTTTGACGTTTGTGCCGATGATCATTGCCAACGTTACCAGGGCATCACCCGTGCTTCCACAGACATCGTGAGACAGGCCATTGCAGCCACGCGCGGGCAAGTATTGACATCGGACGGCAAAATTTGTGACGCCCGCTTCTCCAAATGTTGCGGCGGTGCCTTCGAAGAATTCCAATATTGCTGGGAAGATATCCAATTTCCCTATCTTGCCAAACAAAGAGACTACCGGATGAAAAACGGAAAAGCCGATAACGTAACATTACCCGACCTTACCCAGGAAGCTGAGGCCGACCGTTGGATACGTACCTCACCTGAAGCATTCTGCAATACTACTGACAAGAGAATCCTCTCTCAAGTGCTCAACAACTATGACCAGGAGACGACAGACTTCTACCGTTGGAAAGTGGAATATACTCAAGATGAACTTTCCAAGTTGATAAAGGAACGTTCCGGCATCGATTACGGACAAATTATCGATCTTATCCCCGTAGCCCGCGGAACATCTGCACGCTTATGGAAACTGAAAATCGTGGGTACCCAAAGAACACTCACCATCGGAAAAGAATTGGAAATTCGCCGTACACTGTCTCCCTCCCACCTCTACAGCTCTGCCTTTGTAGTCGATAAAGAAGATATTTCTCCCGAAGGTATTCCCGGGCGTTTTATCCTCACCGGAGCCGGTTGGGGACACGGTGCAGGATTGTGCCAGATAGGTGCTGCAGTCATGGGTGAACAAGGTTATCCATACGATACTATATTACTGCATTACTATATCGGTGCCTGCATCGACAAACTGTATGAGTAA
- a CDS encoding ATPase — protein sequence MILIADSGSTKTDWCVVENGVLLQQIFTKGTNPFFQSEEEISNEIETVLLPQLRAQELDAVYFYGAGCVPDKISMVHRAITKHLKVKGDVEVSTDMLAAARGLCGHRPGIACIMGTGSNSCYYNGKEIVANVSPLGFILGDEGSGACLGKLLVGDILKNQMTPELKEKFLSQFNLTPGEIIDRVYRQPFPNRFLASLSPFLAQNLNEPCVHTLVLSSFKAFLKRNVMQYDYRHNKVHFIGSVAFYYKDILLKAAQEMGIQPGTITKSPMEGLIKYHHEK from the coding sequence ATGATTCTAATCGCAGACAGTGGATCTACAAAAACCGATTGGTGCGTTGTAGAAAATGGAGTGCTTCTCCAGCAGATATTCACCAAAGGCACCAATCCTTTCTTTCAGTCGGAAGAGGAAATCAGTAATGAAATAGAGACCGTCCTATTGCCTCAATTAAGAGCCCAAGAACTGGATGCTGTCTATTTTTACGGAGCCGGATGTGTTCCCGACAAAATAAGTATGGTACACCGTGCCATCACCAAGCATCTGAAAGTCAAAGGAGATGTGGAAGTCAGCACCGACATGCTGGCTGCCGCAAGAGGACTTTGCGGGCATCGCCCAGGCATCGCCTGCATTATGGGAACAGGCTCTAACTCCTGTTACTACAATGGGAAAGAGATTGTCGCCAATGTCTCCCCATTAGGCTTTATCCTTGGAGACGAAGGTAGCGGGGCTTGCCTGGGCAAGTTGTTGGTAGGCGATATTCTCAAAAACCAGATGACGCCGGAACTGAAAGAAAAGTTCCTCTCACAATTCAATCTGACACCCGGAGAAATCATAGACCGTGTTTACCGCCAACCATTTCCCAACCGTTTTCTGGCAAGCTTGTCTCCATTCTTAGCACAGAACCTGAACGAGCCGTGCGTGCATACACTGGTATTAAGCAGTTTCAAGGCTTTCCTGAAACGTAACGTCATGCAATACGATTACCGGCATAACAAGGTACATTTTATCGGTTCCGTGGCTTTTTATTACAAAGACATCCTATTGAAGGCTGCACAGGAAATGGGTATCCAACCAGGTACTATCACCAAGAGCCCGATGGAAGGATTGATTAAGTATCACCATGAAAAGTAA
- a CDS encoding exo-beta-N-acetylmuramidase NamZ domain-containing protein produces MIKKTMMISLLCLLCVSVAQAQKIRIKTGIEVLKEQNFKCLEGKRVGLITNPTGVDNQMKSTIDILHEAPNVNLVALYGPEHGVRGDVHAGDHVTDIKDASTGLPVYSLYGKTRKATPDMLKDIDVLVYDIQDIGCRSFTYISTMGLAMEAAAENDKEFIVLDRPNPIGGLKVEGNLVEDDCISFVSQFKIPYLYGLTCGELALMLNGEKMLKEGKQCNLQVIKMKGWKRKMNYSQTGLQWVPSSPHIPHPHSAFFYPVSGILGELGYMSIGVGYTIPFQMFAAEWVEAEKLAKHLNSLKVPGVIFRPMYLKPFYSVGKGELLQGVQVHIMDFGKAPLSEIQFLVMQEVAALYPDRAVFDHADKSRFNMFDKVSGSKQIRERFSKRNRWEDIRGYWYKDAENFRKLSKPYYLYT; encoded by the coding sequence ATGATAAAGAAAACAATGATGATAAGTCTGCTCTGCCTACTTTGCGTAAGTGTGGCACAGGCTCAAAAAATAAGAATCAAAACCGGTATCGAAGTACTGAAAGAGCAGAACTTCAAATGCTTGGAAGGTAAGCGGGTAGGATTGATAACCAATCCTACAGGCGTAGACAATCAGATGAAATCAACGATCGACATCCTGCATGAGGCGCCAAACGTGAATCTTGTGGCACTTTACGGGCCGGAACATGGTGTACGCGGTGATGTACATGCCGGAGACCATGTGACAGATATAAAAGATGCCTCAACCGGATTGCCTGTCTATTCACTTTACGGGAAAACCCGCAAAGCCACTCCCGATATGCTGAAAGACATTGACGTATTGGTCTATGACATTCAGGATATCGGCTGCCGTTCATTTACATACATCAGTACAATGGGGCTTGCCATGGAAGCAGCAGCTGAGAACGACAAGGAGTTCATCGTCCTTGACCGACCCAATCCTATAGGTGGGCTGAAAGTAGAAGGCAATCTGGTCGAAGATGATTGTATATCTTTTGTCAGTCAATTTAAAATTCCGTACCTTTACGGACTCACTTGCGGTGAATTAGCATTGATGCTGAACGGTGAAAAGATGTTGAAAGAAGGAAAACAATGCAACTTGCAGGTTATCAAGATGAAAGGCTGGAAACGCAAAATGAACTATTCTCAGACCGGGCTGCAGTGGGTACCTTCTTCACCACACATACCACACCCCCACTCGGCATTTTTTTATCCCGTCAGCGGTATTCTGGGTGAATTGGGCTATATGTCCATCGGTGTCGGTTACACCATTCCGTTCCAGATGTTCGCTGCCGAATGGGTAGAAGCAGAAAAACTTGCCAAGCATCTGAACAGTTTAAAAGTACCGGGAGTCATATTCAGACCCATGTACTTGAAACCGTTCTATTCTGTAGGTAAAGGAGAATTGCTGCAAGGTGTGCAAGTACACATCATGGACTTTGGTAAGGCTCCGCTGAGTGAAATACAATTCCTGGTGATGCAGGAAGTTGCCGCCCTCTATCCTGATCGTGCCGTTTTCGATCATGCAGACAAAAGTCGTTTTAACATGTTCGACAAAGTGAGCGGTTCAAAGCAGATACGCGAACGTTTCAGCAAGCGTAACCGTTGGGAAGATATACGCGGCTACTGGTACAAGGATGCCGAAAACTTCCGCAAATTGTCAAAGCCATACTACTTATATACATAG
- a CDS encoding DUF4922 domain-containing protein translates to MNRTINNLLTEQLSSWETASNNYVALSRVQVKELDVNGILYKVQFNPARIVSSGAKVDTKSIQERKCFLCPANLPSVQKSIPFKGHYNILVNPFPIFPRHLTISEMEHTDQRIATRFSDMLDLAQTLSEYTIFYNGPKCGASAPDHAHFQAGNKGFMPIEKAWKSKIADKIADYKNASLWYLDDAPRATLVIESPSKDTAGESFDLIYRSLPVKPGEEEPMMNVLTMYEAGKWIVFIFPREKHRPACYTAEGDANLLSSPASVDLGGVFITPVEKDFLKITAGDITQILSEVCLSASDFQQLRQHIKEQI, encoded by the coding sequence ATGAACCGAACGATAAACAATCTTCTAACCGAGCAACTGTCTTCCTGGGAGACGGCAAGCAACAACTATGTTGCTCTCTCCAGAGTGCAGGTAAAGGAACTAGACGTAAACGGTATTCTCTATAAGGTACAGTTCAATCCTGCCCGCATAGTCTCTTCCGGAGCCAAAGTAGATACGAAGTCCATCCAGGAACGGAAATGTTTTTTGTGTCCGGCAAACTTACCTTCCGTACAGAAAAGTATTCCGTTTAAAGGTCACTACAATATACTGGTAAATCCATTCCCCATCTTTCCCCGTCATCTGACGATATCGGAGATGGAGCATACGGATCAGCGTATCGCCACACGCTTCAGCGATATGCTCGACCTGGCACAAACGCTCTCTGAATACACCATTTTCTACAACGGTCCGAAATGCGGTGCCTCCGCTCCTGATCATGCCCATTTCCAGGCCGGCAATAAAGGATTCATGCCGATTGAAAAAGCCTGGAAAAGCAAGATCGCAGACAAGATTGCCGATTACAAGAATGCCTCGCTTTGGTATCTGGATGACGCACCACGTGCTACGTTGGTTATCGAATCACCCAGTAAAGATACAGCCGGAGAATCGTTCGATCTCATTTACCGTTCGCTCCCTGTAAAACCCGGTGAGGAAGAACCAATGATGAATGTACTCACCATGTATGAAGCCGGCAAATGGATTGTCTTCATATTCCCGCGTGAAAAACACCGTCCTGCATGCTATACAGCCGAAGGCGATGCAAACTTGTTGAGTAGTCCTGCTTCCGTGGATTTGGGCGGTGTCTTTATCACCCCCGTAGAAAAGGATTTTTTGAAAATTACCGCTGGAGATATTACACAGATCCTCAGTGAAGTATGTCTTTCCGCATCCGACTTCCAACAACTCAGGCAACATATTAAAGAACAAATCTAA
- a CDS encoding glycosyltransferase family 2 protein — protein MKKISCFLPYTREEEVKKTVTGLQATGLVKELFLITTDAAPEELIGCKVIKTAYPFSSMMIQTMAHAAESDYTLLYTKETALEMDMFALERMIHILEDSKAGMVYADHYQITDGKQNNAPVIDYQFGSLRDDFDFGSVLLFDTKKLKEAAGKMKSAYNFAGLYDLRLKLSQISELVHINEYLYSEVENDNRKSGEKIFDYVDPRNRDRQIEMEKACTEHLKEIGGYLKPEFKQIEFSADYFEYEASVIIPVRNRIRTIRDAIRSVLNQRTDFKYNLIIIDNHSTDGTTEAIDEFKDDERLIHLIPERNDLGIGGCWNIGVHHPKCGKFAVQLDSDDVYKDENTLSIMIRAFYEQNCAMVVGTYMMTDFNMNMIAPGIIDHKEWTPENGRNNALRINGLGAPRAFYTPVLREIKVPNTNYGEDYALGLNFSRQYQIGRVYDVVYLCRRWDDNSDASLDIVKMNGHNLYKDRIRTWELQARVALNRQK, from the coding sequence ATGAAGAAAATCAGTTGCTTTCTTCCTTATACAAGAGAAGAAGAAGTAAAAAAAACAGTTACAGGATTGCAGGCTACAGGACTCGTTAAGGAACTGTTTTTGATAACCACAGACGCTGCTCCCGAGGAACTGATCGGCTGTAAAGTCATAAAAACAGCATATCCTTTCAGCAGCATGATGATACAGACGATGGCGCATGCTGCCGAATCCGACTATACCCTACTCTATACTAAGGAGACAGCACTCGAAATGGATATGTTCGCTTTGGAACGCATGATACACATTCTGGAAGATTCCAAAGCCGGTATGGTGTATGCCGACCACTACCAAATAACAGATGGCAAACAGAACAACGCTCCGGTCATCGACTATCAATTCGGTTCATTGAGAGATGATTTCGACTTCGGTTCCGTACTCTTGTTCGATACTAAAAAGTTAAAAGAAGCCGCCGGAAAGATGAAATCAGCGTATAACTTCGCCGGTCTTTATGACTTACGTTTGAAACTGAGCCAGATATCAGAATTGGTGCACATCAATGAATATCTTTATAGTGAGGTAGAGAACGACAACCGTAAAAGCGGTGAAAAAATATTCGATTATGTCGATCCCAGAAACCGTGACCGCCAGATTGAGATGGAAAAAGCCTGCACCGAGCATCTGAAAGAAATCGGCGGATATTTGAAACCGGAATTCAAGCAGATAGAATTCTCGGCAGATTATTTTGAATACGAAGCCTCTGTCATCATCCCGGTACGAAACCGTATCCGTACCATCCGCGATGCCATCAGATCCGTACTGAACCAGAGAACCGATTTCAAGTATAATCTCATCATCATTGACAATCATTCCACAGACGGTACCACCGAGGCCATCGATGAATTCAAAGATGACGAACGACTCATCCATCTTATCCCCGAACGCAATGACCTCGGAATCGGCGGCTGCTGGAACATAGGCGTACACCATCCCAAGTGTGGTAAGTTTGCCGTGCAACTGGACAGCGACGACGTATATAAAGATGAAAATACCCTAAGTATCATGATACGTGCTTTCTATGAGCAAAACTGTGCAATGGTGGTAGGTACCTACATGATGACAGACTTCAATATGAACATGATTGCTCCGGGCATCATTGACCATAAGGAATGGACACCTGAAAACGGACGCAACAATGCATTGCGCATCAATGGTCTGGGCGCTCCCCGTGCGTTCTACACACCGGTGCTTCGAGAAATTAAAGTGCCCAATACCAATTACGGTGAAGATTATGCCTTAGGATTGAATTTCTCCCGCCAATACCAGATTGGCCGCGTATATGACGTTGTATATCTCTGTCGTCGCTGGGACGACAATTCGGATGCGTCCCTTGATATCGTAAAGATGAACGGTCACAACTTATATAAAGACCGCATCCGCACTTGGGAGCTACAAGCACGGGTTGCGTTGAACCGACAGAAGTAA
- a CDS encoding acyltransferase family protein has translation MNSQKTSKRILALDILRGITIAGMIMVNNPGSWAHIYAPLAHAQWIGLTPTDLVFPFFMFIMGISTYISLKKYNFEFSRAAALKILRRTIIIFLIGMAIGWFSRFCYYWSSAPDHLSFGENLWASVWTFDRIRILGVMQRLALCYGATSIIALTMKHKNIPYLIATLLTGYFILLMCGNGFAYNETNILSIVDRAVLTPAHMYKDNGIDPEGILSTIPAIAHVLLGFCVGRMMLEESRGAKENGTNVLDSHLIKLFIVGTILTFAGFLLSYGCPISKKIWSPTFVLVTCGLASSFLALLIWMIDVKGYKRWSMFFESFGVNPLFMYVLGGVLAILLGSISLPWNGGSISIHGFLYQIILAPLFGETGGSLAYALMFIVINWCIGYQLYKRKIYIKI, from the coding sequence ATGAACAGTCAAAAAACAAGCAAACGTATTCTTGCCCTTGATATTCTCCGGGGCATTACCATTGCAGGAATGATTATGGTAAACAACCCCGGGTCGTGGGCTCACATTTATGCTCCCCTGGCACATGCACAATGGATCGGGCTGACCCCTACCGACCTCGTTTTTCCTTTCTTTATGTTTATCATGGGGATCTCTACCTACATTTCCCTGAAGAAATACAATTTCGAGTTCAGTCGTGCCGCTGCCTTGAAAATACTAAGACGTACCATCATCATCTTCCTCATAGGAATGGCTATCGGTTGGTTTTCACGCTTCTGCTATTATTGGAGTTCTGCTCCGGACCATCTAAGCTTCGGTGAGAATCTATGGGCATCTGTATGGACTTTTGACCGTATACGTATCTTAGGTGTCATGCAACGTCTGGCACTGTGCTATGGAGCAACGTCCATCATTGCCCTGACTATGAAGCATAAAAATATCCCCTATCTCATTGCTACCTTATTAACAGGCTATTTCATTTTGCTGATGTGCGGAAACGGATTCGCTTACAATGAAACAAATATACTTTCCATCGTCGATCGTGCTGTCCTGACTCCCGCACACATGTACAAAGACAACGGAATAGATCCGGAAGGAATCCTAAGCACTATCCCCGCCATTGCTCATGTATTGCTGGGCTTCTGTGTAGGACGTATGATGCTGGAAGAGAGTCGAGGCGCCAAGGAAAACGGTACGAACGTACTCGACTCACACCTTATCAAACTGTTCATTGTCGGTACGATCCTTACTTTTGCAGGTTTTCTGTTGAGCTACGGATGTCCTATCAGCAAAAAGATCTGGTCGCCGACCTTTGTACTCGTTACCTGCGGATTGGCATCCAGCTTCCTGGCACTGCTGATCTGGATGATCGATGTGAAAGGATACAAAAGATGGAGCATGTTCTTCGAATCCTTCGGAGTCAACCCATTGTTCATGTATGTATTGGGCGGTGTACTCGCCATTCTTTTGGGAAGCATCAGTTTGCCGTGGAACGGAGGCAGTATCAGCATACATGGATTTTTATATCAGATAATCCTTGCCCCCCTGTTTGGTGAAACCGGCGGCTCCTTGGCCTATGCCCTGATGTTCATCGTCATCAACTGGTGTATCGGATATCAATTATACAAACGGAAAATATATATCAAAATATAG
- a CDS encoding MFS transporter, giving the protein MNNIPKISPWAWVPTLYFAQGIPYFIVNNISVLMFAKMGVPNGEMALFTSLLYLPWTIKPFWSPFVDIIKTKRWWVISMQILMSIAFILLTLTIPHPDEATMTAGTTPIDMFTITLVLFIITAFASATHDIAADGFYMLALKQGEQAEFVGIRSTFYRLASIFGQGVLVAIAGAIELKCNNIPLSWTITMSVTSVIFSAVTLYHLFTIPKPVSDKSVLEPGATSAKSIFIEFGRTFATYFTKPGVWLAIVFMLLYRLPEAFLIKMCMPFLVANKEVGGLGLSTAEVGIAYGTIGVIFLTVGGILGGVFASRIGLKRSIWWMAACMTLPCLTFVYLAICQPDNLFAISTAIAIEQFGYGFGFTAYMLYMMYFSEGEFKTSHYAICTAFMALSMMIPGMFAGYIQEAIGYTNFFWMVIACCMATVAVTVFADKKIDPEYGKKQSEN; this is encoded by the coding sequence ATGAACAACATCCCAAAAATATCGCCTTGGGCATGGGTACCCACTTTATACTTCGCACAAGGTATTCCTTACTTCATCGTAAACAACATTTCAGTACTGATGTTCGCCAAGATGGGAGTTCCCAACGGAGAGATGGCCTTGTTTACCAGCCTATTATACCTCCCCTGGACCATCAAGCCTTTCTGGAGTCCCTTCGTCGATATCATCAAAACCAAAAGATGGTGGGTGATTTCCATGCAGATTCTCATGTCAATAGCGTTTATCCTATTGACACTGACCATTCCACACCCGGACGAAGCGACAATGACCGCCGGAACAACACCCATCGATATGTTCACCATTACATTGGTACTGTTCATCATTACGGCCTTTGCCTCCGCCACCCATGATATTGCAGCCGACGGCTTCTATATGCTGGCGCTAAAACAAGGTGAACAAGCAGAGTTCGTGGGTATCCGAAGCACTTTCTACCGTCTGGCCTCCATCTTCGGACAAGGGGTCCTCGTTGCCATAGCGGGCGCTATCGAGCTGAAATGCAACAATATCCCGCTATCATGGACCATCACAATGTCGGTAACCTCTGTGATATTCAGTGCAGTGACTTTGTACCATCTCTTCACAATACCCAAGCCTGTTTCGGACAAATCCGTTCTGGAACCAGGAGCAACCAGTGCCAAGAGCATCTTCATAGAATTCGGACGTACTTTTGCCACCTACTTCACCAAACCCGGTGTATGGCTTGCCATCGTATTCATGTTACTCTACCGTTTGCCTGAAGCATTTCTGATCAAGATGTGTATGCCATTCCTTGTGGCTAACAAAGAAGTAGGTGGTCTGGGACTCTCCACAGCAGAGGTAGGCATCGCATACGGTACCATCGGTGTAATTTTCCTCACTGTGGGCGGTATCCTCGGAGGCGTGTTCGCATCACGCATCGGACTGAAACGTTCCATCTGGTGGATGGCAGCATGCATGACCCTGCCTTGTCTGACATTTGTCTATCTGGCCATTTGCCAACCAGACAATCTGTTTGCCATCTCAACAGCCATCGCCATTGAACAATTCGGCTACGGCTTCGGCTTTACCGCCTATATGCTTTATATGATGTATTTCTCCGAAGGAGAATTCAAGACATCGCACTATGCCATTTGTACTGCATTCATGGCGTTGAGTATGATGATCCCGGGAATGTTTGCCGGGTATATCCAGGAAGCAATCGGCTATACCAATTTCTTCTGGATGGTCATAGCATGTTGTATGGCTACTGTAGCAGTGACTGTTTTTGCAGACAAGAAAATAGACCCTGAATACGGGAAAAAGCAATCAGAAAATTAA